From the Paenibacillus sp. R14(2021) genome, the window CGCAGTTCGATCTGCATGGCGGAACGGAGGTTCTTGTCCAGCGCGCTCAAGCTCTCATCGAGCAGCAGCAGGGAAGGCTTGGTCACGAGTGCCCTCGCGAGCGCAACGCGCTGCTGCTGCCCGCCGGAGAGCTGCCTCGGCTTGCGCTGCTCGAAGCCGGAGAGCTGAACCATTTCGAGCGCCTTCGCCGTCTCCTTGCGTATCTCCTCCCGGGTCAGGCTTTGCTGCTCCAATCCATAGGCGATATTCTGCGCAGCGGTCATGTGCGGGAAGAGGGCGTAGCTTTGGAACACCATGCCGATGTTCCGCTTGTAGGGCGGGAGCTTGTCGATGGCTTGGCCGTTAATCGCAATCGTGCCCGCGTCTTGATGCTCGAAGCCGGCCGCAATGCGCATCGTCGTCGTTTTGCCGCAGCCCGACGGTCCGAGCAGGGAGAGGAAGACGCCTTCTTCCAGCTCGATGTCGATTCCACCTAGGACCCGGCTGCCGTTATACGACTTGGTCAGCTGCTTGATGTCCAGATAAGCCATGGCTGCCTCCTATTTCAAGAAGAATTTGAGCGAAGACCGCATGATGACCACGATCAGCAGAATCATCAGCGTCGTAGCTGCCAGCAAGAGGGTTGATGCCGCATTGATTTCAGGGGTAAAGCCGAACTTGATCGAGGCATAGATCTCGATCGGCAGCGTGCTGGACCCGCTCGGAATGAGGAAATACGACAGGATGAAGTTGTCGAACGAGATGACGAATGCGAGAAACCCGCCTGCCAGCATGGCGGGGAACAACAGCGGCAGCGTGATGCGCCGCACCGTCGTCCATTCGTTTGCCCCAAGGCTTGCCGAGGCTTCGTTGATCGACAGATCCATGCTCTGCAGCCTGGCCTTGATGACGAGCACCGCGTAAGGAAGGGAAACCACGACATGGCCGATCAGCAGCACCGTGAAGTTTTTGTCGATCCCGGCGGCGCTCAGCAGAAGCAGCATGGACAAGCCCAGAATGAGCCAAGGGATCGTAAGCGGCAGAACGACGAGCGCATCGATCCAGCCTTTCAGCTTGGAGGTTGTCTGCACGGCCCAGAGCATCAGCATCGCGGCGAGCACGACGCAGATGATCGCCGTTCCGGCTGCGATCGACAGGCTCGTTAACGATGCGCGGATCAGCGTCGTATCGGCGGCTAACGCCTTGTACCAGCTCAGGCTGAACGTGAAGGGGAGCGCATTATACTTAGACGCGTTGAACGACAAGGCCATCAGGACGAGAATCGGCGCGTAGAGGAACAGCAGGACAAGGGCGGCATACGTCCAGCCGATGGTTTTCTTCAGCATCGCTAAGCCTCCTTCTTCGCCAAGCGGGAAAGCACGGCCATGGATAGGAGAATGATCGCAAGCAGAATGAAGGAAACGGCAGCGCCGAAGTTCCAGCCGTAAATTTCAAAAAATTGATCCTCGATAACCATCCCGATGACGGAGCCTTCTGTTCCGCCCAGAATCCGCGGCTCGACGAAGACGCCGAGACTTGGCACGAACACGAGAATGCAGCCGGTAACGATGCCAGGCTTGCTAAGCGGAAGCACCACGCGTCTGAATGTGGTCAGCGGCCCGGCCTGCAGGCTTTTGGAGGCTTCCACCAAGGCGATGTCCACTTTCTCCAGCGACAAGTAGATCGTGATGACCATGTAAGGGAAGAAAATATGGACCATCGCGATGATTACTGCATAAGGCGTGAACAGCAGGCCGAGCGGTTCGGAGCCGATCAGATGGAGCTTCCGCAGCATAATGTCGAGGATGCCGCCTTCCCGAAGCAGGTTTTGCCATGCATAAGCCCGCACGAGCTGGCTGGTCCAGAACGGGATGATAATGGCCAGCAGCAGCAGGTTTTTGCCGCTGTGGATGAGGTTGACCATGACATACGCCATCGGATAGCTGATGAGGAGGCTGATCAATGTCACGCAGCAGCTGATTCGGATCGTCTTCCAAGTCAGCTTCAGGTAGATGCGTTTCTCGAAGAAATCCGCATAGTTCTGAAGCGTCAAATGACCGCGGGTCCCGTCGCTCAGCAGGCTGTAATAAACCATGATGAAGAGCGGAACCACGCAGAAGCATAGGAGCAGGATGACGGCCGGGCTCATCAGCCATATTTTTTTATCCATAACGCGTTCACTCCCGGGGCCGGCCTTAGTGCGACTTCACTTCGAGCCACAGCTCGTTCCACTTCTTCTTCTCCTCATCCGAGCGGTAGGAGATGAAGGTCAGCTTGCCGATCGTCTTCTCGTCCAATCCCATCTCTTCCACGAAAGCCGGATCCAGCGTACGGGTGACATTCTTGTTGACCGGCGCTGGGCCGCCGCGATTTACCCAGTCCTCCTGAAACTTCTTATCGATCATGAAATCGATAAATTGATGGGCAAGCTCCGGATTGCGCGTGCCTTTGACGATGGCCCAGTTATCGACCCAGCCGATTGCGCCTTCCTTCGGAATGACGTACTTGATGTGCTGTCCTTCCTTCTTCATCGCGGCCGTCTGGCCGCTCCACATTAAGCCGATGTCGACCGTGCCGCCGGCGTACAGCTTGGCGAATTCATCGCCGGTTTTCCAGTAGGTGCGATTAAGCGGCTTCTGTTTGATCAGCTTCTGCTTGATGGCATCCAGATCCGAAGGATGGTTCGGATTCTGCCCCAGGGCGAGCGCGGCCGTCATGACGGCATCGTTGAAATCGTCCCGGAACGCGATCTTGCCCTTGTGCGCGGTATCCCATAACGCCTGCACGGAGTCGATGGGTCCCTTTACGGTATCCGGGTTATAGACAATGGCTGTTGAACCCCATACCCAGGGCACGGCGTACACGGCACCGTCCTTGGCGTTCTCGGCCAGGTGCTTGAACGGTTCATAGATGGCGGCGTAATTGCTGAGCTTAGCGGTATCGACTGGCGAGAGCAGTCCATCGTTAATGGCAACAGGCAGGATGGAGGCGTTCGGCAGAACGACATCGAGATCGCCCGGCTTGCTGGTTCTTAGCTTCGTCAGCAGCTCTTCCTCGGAGGCCATGTAGGGATGGACGATCTTAACGTTGTACTTCGTCTCGAACGTCTTGATGACCTCGGGATCGTCGGAGCCGTAGCCCTTCCAATTCACGATTGTCAGCGTTTTCTTTTCGTTGTTCGGCGAGGATGGTGCGCCTTCGTTGGCCGCTTTGTTTCCGCAAGCGGTTGCGGACAGGAGAGACACGGCGATCCACACCCCAAGCATGGTCTTCTTCATGGTGAAACGCTCCCCTTTGGGTTCGATGTATACCTGATTTGTATATTTACCCCGGGGAGGCAAGGTTATGCAAAATCGAATACGGCTGCAGTAAGCGAACATGACAATTGTTTGTTGACGAGGATTTATTTGGCATGTAGCATAACATTATAACGTTATAATCTAAAACAGCGTGTCTGGTCAGTTAGAACTGAGGGTGGCTTACGATGACGGATAGATGGGTGCTGCGCGGGGCAAAGCTCACAGACGGCAGGGCGGTCGATATTGCAATTGAAGACGGGGTCATCAGGGCAGTGACGGCAGTGGGCTGCACTGCGGACGGTCAAACGATGGACTGTACCGGATGGTACGTGTCGAGCGGCTGGATTGACCTGCATGTCCACGCTTTCCCTGCATTTCATCCGTACGGGGACGAGATCGACGAGATCGGGGTGAAGCAGGGCGTTGCCGTGATCGTCGACGCCGGCAGCTGCGGTGCGGATCGAATCGGCGATTTGGCAGCGAGCCGCGAGAAAGCGATGACGACCGTCTTCGCGCTGCTAAACGTGTCCAAGATCGGTCTGCAGCGAATCGACGAGTTGTCCGACTTGGCTTGGCTCGATCGCGAACTTGCGCTGCATACGGTGCATGCATATTCGGATTTCATCGTCGGATGGAAGGCGAGAATGAGCGGCAGCGTCGTTCGGAACAACGGGATTCAGCCCCTGCTTATCGCAAGGGAATTGGCCGAAGCAAGCGGCCTGCCGTTAATGGTCCATATCGGCTCTGCGCCGCCGCGCATCGAAGACATTCTCCCGCTATTGGAGAAAGAGGATGTCGTGACGCACTATTTGAACGGGAAAAGCAACAATTTGTTTGACGGAAACGGCCGGCCGCTGCAGGAGCTGACCGAGGCTGTTGCCAGAGGCGTACGGCTGGATGTCGGACACGGGACGGCAAGCTTCTCCTTCCGAACGGCGGAGGCGGCGCTGCAAAGCGGCATCGGGTTCGATACGATCAGCTCGGACATTTATCGGGGGAATCGGCAGAACGGACCTGTTTACAGCTTGGCACATGTGATGTCGAAATTTCTATGCTTGGGTTATCCGCTCGAAGAGGTGGTCGATGCAGTGACGGTACGAGCAGCCGCGTGGCTGCGCAAACCGGAGCTGGGCCGCATTCAAGCCGGCGACCATGCGAACCTGACGCTGTTCGCCATCGAAGAAGAGCCTGTGGTTTTCGTCGATTCCGAAGGCGGTACGCGCAGAGGCGATCATCAAATTAAACCAAAAGGGGTGTTTGCCAATGGGCGGTTCTCTGCTTGCTAAATACGGGCTGAAACGTGTAATTAACGCCAGCGGGCGAATGAGCATTCTCGGCGTGTCGGCACCTTCCGACACGGTCATGGAAGCGATGAAGCAGGGGGGGCAAAGCTACGTGGAGATTGCCGATCTCGTCGATAAGGCGGGCGGCTATATCGCCGGCTTGCTGGGTGCCGAGGCTGCGGTTGTCGTTAACTCGGCGTCGAGCGGCATCGCCTTATCCGTCGCAGGCATCGTGACGCAGGGCAACCGGCGCCTGAGCGAGCGCCTTCATCAAGAGCCGATCGCGAAGAACGAGATCCTCATTCTGAAAGGCCATAATGTGCAGTACGGTGCCCCGGTCGAGACGATGGTGTTTCTGGGGGGCGGCAAGCTCGTTGAAGTCGGGTATGCGAACGAAGGCAAGGCGGAGCATATCGAAGACGCGATCGGCGACCGCACGGCTGCGATCCTTTACGTCAAATCTCATCATGCGGTTCAGAAGAACATGATCAGCGTGGAGGAAGCCTGGGCTGTGGCGCAGCGCTGCGGAATTCCTCTGATCGTGGATGCCGCCGCGGAAGAGAACGTCCGCAAATACGTGCAATGCTCGGATCTCGCCATCTACAGCGGTTCCAAAGCCATCGAAGGACCGACGTCCGGTATTATCGGCGGCAAGTCGGTCTTCATCGATATGGTCAAGGTACAGCTGCATGGCATCGGCCGCAGCATGAAGGTCGGCAAGGAGACGACGTTCGGGCTCCTTCAGGCGCTCGATGAATACCAGGTCAAAGCGGATAACAGCGAGCTAGAGAAAGCGGCGCTGCAGAAGCTCCTGCCGCTGAACGAGCAATCCGGCGTCAAGGTGTCAATCGTCCAGGATGAAGCGGGACGCGCGATTTACCGGGCTCGCATTCACATCGATCCAGCGCTGTCGGGGACGACCGCGAAGGCCGTCGTCGACGGGCTTCGCGAAGGGGAAATCGCCGTCTATACGCGCGATTACGGCGTGAAGCAAGGGTATTTCGATATCGATCCCCGTCCGCTCATGGGTGACGATATCGACGTGATTGCGGCTCGCATTCATACGCTGACGGGAGGCAATTAACATGTCCACAATGACGAAACGATTCTATCAGGGCCGAGCGGCGCTA encodes:
- a CDS encoding ABC transporter permease gives rise to the protein MLKKTIGWTYAALVLLFLYAPILVLMALSFNASKYNALPFTFSLSWYKALAADTTLIRASLTSLSIAAGTAIICVVLAAMLMLWAVQTTSKLKGWIDALVVLPLTIPWLILGLSMLLLLSAAGIDKNFTVLLIGHVVVSLPYAVLVIKARLQSMDLSINEASASLGANEWTTVRRITLPLLFPAMLAGGFLAFVISFDNFILSYFLIPSGSSTLPIEIYASIKFGFTPEINAASTLLLAATTLMILLIVVIMRSSLKFFLK
- a CDS encoding ABC transporter permease — encoded protein: MDKKIWLMSPAVILLLCFCVVPLFIMVYYSLLSDGTRGHLTLQNYADFFEKRIYLKLTWKTIRISCCVTLISLLISYPMAYVMVNLIHSGKNLLLLAIIIPFWTSQLVRAYAWQNLLREGGILDIMLRKLHLIGSEPLGLLFTPYAVIIAMVHIFFPYMVITIYLSLEKVDIALVEASKSLQAGPLTTFRRVVLPLSKPGIVTGCILVFVPSLGVFVEPRILGGTEGSVIGMVIEDQFFEIYGWNFGAAVSFILLAIILLSMAVLSRLAKKEA
- a CDS encoding PotD/PotF family extracellular solute-binding protein, whose amino-acid sequence is MKKTMLGVWIAVSLLSATACGNKAANEGAPSSPNNEKKTLTIVNWKGYGSDDPEVIKTFETKYNVKIVHPYMASEEELLTKLRTSKPGDLDVVLPNASILPVAINDGLLSPVDTAKLSNYAAIYEPFKHLAENAKDGAVYAVPWVWGSTAIVYNPDTVKGPIDSVQALWDTAHKGKIAFRDDFNDAVMTAALALGQNPNHPSDLDAIKQKLIKQKPLNRTYWKTGDEFAKLYAGGTVDIGLMWSGQTAAMKKEGQHIKYVIPKEGAIGWVDNWAIVKGTRNPELAHQFIDFMIDKKFQEDWVNRGGPAPVNKNVTRTLDPAFVEEMGLDEKTIGKLTFISYRSDEEKKKWNELWLEVKSH
- a CDS encoding amidohydrolase/deacetylase family metallohydrolase; translation: MTDRWVLRGAKLTDGRAVDIAIEDGVIRAVTAVGCTADGQTMDCTGWYVSSGWIDLHVHAFPAFHPYGDEIDEIGVKQGVAVIVDAGSCGADRIGDLAASREKAMTTVFALLNVSKIGLQRIDELSDLAWLDRELALHTVHAYSDFIVGWKARMSGSVVRNNGIQPLLIARELAEASGLPLMVHIGSAPPRIEDILPLLEKEDVVTHYLNGKSNNLFDGNGRPLQELTEAVARGVRLDVGHGTASFSFRTAEAALQSGIGFDTISSDIYRGNRQNGPVYSLAHVMSKFLCLGYPLEEVVDAVTVRAAAWLRKPELGRIQAGDHANLTLFAIEEEPVVFVDSEGGTRRGDHQIKPKGVFANGRFSAC
- a CDS encoding DgaE family pyridoxal phosphate-dependent ammonia lyase, which produces MGGSLLAKYGLKRVINASGRMSILGVSAPSDTVMEAMKQGGQSYVEIADLVDKAGGYIAGLLGAEAAVVVNSASSGIALSVAGIVTQGNRRLSERLHQEPIAKNEILILKGHNVQYGAPVETMVFLGGGKLVEVGYANEGKAEHIEDAIGDRTAAILYVKSHHAVQKNMISVEEAWAVAQRCGIPLIVDAAAEENVRKYVQCSDLAIYSGSKAIEGPTSGIIGGKSVFIDMVKVQLHGIGRSMKVGKETTFGLLQALDEYQVKADNSELEKAALQKLLPLNEQSGVKVSIVQDEAGRAIYRARIHIDPALSGTTAKAVVDGLREGEIAVYTRDYGVKQGYFDIDPRPLMGDDIDVIAARIHTLTGGN